A stretch of Lactuca sativa cultivar Salinas chromosome 6, Lsat_Salinas_v11, whole genome shotgun sequence DNA encodes these proteins:
- the LOC111894086 gene encoding uncharacterized protein LOC111894086 — MVKSYLRYEPATAFGVIASVDSNITYDTSGKHLLAPALEKVGVWHVRQGVCAKTLTPSTQSRGPSLAVTSIAAVPSSSSLIASGHADGSIRIWDCERGTCETTLNGHKGATTILRFNKTGSLLASGSKDNDIVLWDVIGEVGLFRLRGHRDQVTDLAFLDSGKKLVSSSKDKFLRVWDLDTQHCTQIIGGHHSEVWSIDVDPEERYLVTGSADSELRFYTIKQENLDTNNKDSSIENKWEILKPFGEIQRQSKDRVATVRFNKSGTLLACQAAGKTVEIYRVLDETESKRKAKRRVNRKKEKKSSKMVENGNTEDSNLTMVTEVTVPDVFKLLQTVRATKKISSISFSPITSKNSLATLAISLNNNLLEIYSIDTNSTTKTSSIELQGHRSDVRSVTLSSDNTLLMSTSHNSVKIWNPSTGSCLRTIDSGYGLCSLFVPGNKFAVIGTKSGNLEIIDVRSGTLVEVVKAHTGAIQSIVATSDGGGFVTGSSDHDVKFWEYETTKIQGQDSVNLTVSTVKNLSMNDDVIVVAVSPDGKHIAVALLDCTVKVFYMDTSKFFLTLYGHKLPVLCMDISSDGDLIVTGSADKNIKIWGLDFGDCHKSIFAHADSVTGVKFVRNTHYMFTVGKDRVVKYWDADKFELLLTLEGHHAEIWCLSISDRGDFVVTGSHDRSIRRWDRTEEPFFLEEEKEKRLEEMFEADLENLENRYLPQQELPEEGAVAIAGKKTQDTLTGTDSIIEALDIATEELKRMAENEEEKKQGKGGEFRSNVIMLGLSPSDYILRAVSKVHTNDLEQTLLALPFSDALKLLSNLKDWSSNPDKVELVCRIATVLLQLHHNQLVATTSTRPLLALLKDILHAKVKECKDTLGFNLAAMDHIKQLMASKSDAPFRDAKSKLQEIRAKQSKRVEERGDTKGERRKKKKQKKDDGHVWS, encoded by the exons ATGGTGAAGTCGTATCTCCGGTATGAGCCGGCGACGGCGTTCGGAGTGATTGCTTCAGTCGATTCCAACATCACATACGACACCTCCGGTAAACATCTACTAGCTCCAGCTCTTGAGAAGGTCGGTGTTTGGCATGTCCGTCAAGGCGTCTGCGCCAAAACGCTTACACCTTCTACCCAATCTCGCGGCCCTTCTCTAGCCGTTACCTCCATTGCAGCCGTGCCTTCTTCTTCATCTCTG ATAGCTAGTGGGCATGCTGATGGAAGTATAAGAATTTGGGATTGTGAGAGAGGAACCTGTGAGACAACATTGAATGGGCACAAAGGGGCTACAACAATCCTTCGTTTCAACAAAACAGGATCATTACTTGCATCTGGGAGCAAAGACAATGACATTGTTCTATGGGATGTTATTGGCGAAGTTGGACTTTTCCGTCTACGTGGCCACCGGGATCAG GTTACTGATCTTGCTTTCTTGGATTCTGGTAAAAAGCTTGTTAGTTCCTCAAAGGACAAGTTTTTAAGGGTTTGGGATCTTGACACCCAACATTGTACACAAATAATCGGTGGTCATCACAGTGAAGTTTGGTCCATAGATGTCGATCCTGAAGAAAGGTATTTAGTCACAGGATCAGCAGATTCAGAGCTCCGATTCTACACCATTAAGCAAGAAAACCTAGATACTAACAACAAAGACTCTTCTATTGAAAACAAATGGGAAATTCTAAAACCTTTTGGTGAAATTCAAAGACAGAGCAAAGATCGCGTAGCAACAGTAAGATTCAACAAATCAGGTACGCTTTTAGCCTGTCAAGCTGCAGGAAAAACAGTGGAGATATATCGCGTATTAGATGAAACCGAATCAAAACGTAAAGCAAAAAGGCGAGTCAACAGAAAGAAAGAGAAGAAATCTTCTAAAATGGTTGAAAATGGAAACACAGAAGATTCAAACCTAACCATGGTAACAGAGGTTACAGTCCCTGATGTATTTAAGCTTTTACAAACTGTAAGAGCCACCAAGAAAATCTCTTCCATCTCATTCTCCCCCATCACTTCCAAAAACTCACTAGCTACATTAGCAATATCATTAAACAACAATTTACTTGAAATATATTCAATAGATACCAATTCCACTACAAAAACCAGTTCCATTGAGCTTCAAGGGCATCGTTCTGATGTAAGAAGTGTTACCCTTAGTTCAGATAACACTCTTTTAATGTCAACAAGTCACAATTCTGTCAAAATCTGGAACCCTAGCACTGGTTCTTGCCTTCGCACCATTGATTCAGGATACGGGTTGTGTAGTTTATTTGTTCCTGGGAACAAATTCGCTGTCATTGGTACAAAAAGTGGCAATCTTGAAATTATTGATGTAAGAAGTGGCACTTTAGTTGAAGTAGTAAAAGCTCACACAGGAGCCATCCAATCAATTGTCGCCACATCAGATGGTGGTGGTTTTGTGACAGGTAGTTCTGATCATGATGTTAAGTTTTGGGAATATGAAACCACAAAGATTCAAGGTCAAGATTCGGTCAATCTAACGGTTTCCACTGTGAAGAACTTATCAATGAATGATGATGTCATCGTTGTTGCTGTTTCCCCTGATGGGAAACATATAGCTGTTGCGCTATTGGATTGCACTGTGAAG GTGTTTTACATGGATACTTCAAAGTTTTTTCTTACATTATATGGTCACAAGCTTCCAGTATTGTGCATGGATATATCATCTGATGGGGATCTTATTGTAACGGGGTCCGCagacaaaaatataaaaatttgggGATTGGATTTTGGTGATTGTCACAAATCCATTTTTGCTCATGCTGATAG TGTTACAGGGGTAAAATTTGTCCGAAACACACATTACATGTTTACAGTTGGGAAAGATCGTGTGGTAAAATATTGGGATGCTGATAAATTTGAGTTACTTTTAACCCTAGAAGGGCATCATGCGGAAATTTGGTGTTTATCAATTAGTGATCGTGGTGATTTTGTAGTCACGGGGTCTCATGACAGGTCAATAAGACGGTGGGACCGGACTGAAGAACCCTTTTTTCTCGAG GAAGAAAAAGAgaaaagattggaagaaatgttTGAGGCTGATTTGGAGAATTTGGAAAACAGATATTTACCTCAACAAGAGCTTCCGGAAGAAGGTGCTGTTGCTATAGCTGGTAAAAAGACGCAAGATACCCTCACAGGAACTGACTCGATTATTGAAGCATTAGATATTGCAACTGAAGAATTGAAAAGAATGGCTGAAAATGAA gAGGAAAAGAAACAGGGAAAAGGTGGAGAATTTAGGTCAAATGTTATCATGCTTGGGCTCTCTCCTTCTGATTATATTCTTCGTGCAGTTTCAAAAGTTCATACAAATGATTTGGAACAAACTTTACTT GCTTTACCGTTTTCAGATGCTTTGAAGCTTTTATCAAATTTAAAAGATTGGTCTTCTAATCCTGATAAG gtTGAGCTAGTTTGCAGGATTGCAACAGTGTTATTGCAGTTGCATCATAATCAGTTAGTTGCAACCACAAGTACAAGGCCTCTTTTGGCTCTTCTTAAAGACATACTTCATGCTAAAGTCAAG GAATGTAAGGATACTCTTGGATTCAATCTGGCAGCCATGGATCACATTAAG CAATTGATGGCTTCAAAATCTGATGCGCCTTTTCGAGATGCAAAGAGCAAGTTGCAAGAAATAAGGGCAAAACAGTCAAAACGCGTTGAAGAAAGGGGGGACACAAAAGGGgaaagaaggaagaagaagaagcaaaagAAGGATGATGGACATGTGTGGTCTTGA
- the LOC111894161 gene encoding uncharacterized protein LOC111894161, which translates to MAMEVKVYCRKNKTEKTRQIDHIPKCFQLPRSASTSKPRTEFFLPICSSKDIELREIQTSDTIGRLNMSNDTIRRTNTIFPFFKSIEPENNVKSFGQKAHVQPCSNRNYEDRNDALDLELNPNRSQPTEISEVSRTPGSVVWAKTHDQIERDNSSSSGRARSKRERKPKVHFDEVSCPLYTSRKVRRFKIMRSLGLAAPVGSPFSSS; encoded by the exons ATGGCAATGGAGGTTAAGGTGTATTGCAGAAAGAATAAGACGGAGAAAACCCGACAAATTGATCACATACCCAAGTGTTTTCAGCTTCCGAGAAGTGCTTCTACATCCAAACCTCGTACTGAATTCTTTCTTCCCATCTGTTCCTCCAAAG ATATAGAGCTTCGAGAGATTCAGACAAGTGACACTATAGGGAGGTTAAATATGTCAAATGACACAATAAGGCGTACAAATACAATTTTTCCATTTTTTAAATCCATTGAGCCTGAAAACAATGTTAAATCATTTGGTCAAAAAGCACATGTTCAACCATGCAGTAACAG AAATTATGAAGATAGAAATGATGCATTGGATTTGGAGCTGAATCCTAATAGATCACAACCAACAGAAATCAGTGAAGTATCCAGAACTCCTGGAAGTGTTGTTTGGGCTAAAACACATGATCAAATAG AAAGGGATAACTCATCGAGTTCAGGTAGAGCAAGAAGCAAGCGTGAAAGAAAACCAAAAGTCCATTTTGAT GAGGTCAGTTGCCCATTATATACATCAAGAAAAGTTAGAAGGTTTAAAATAATGCGATCTCTTGGACTTGCTGCACCTGTTGGATCACCTTTTAGCTCTTCATGA